The Polyodon spathula isolate WHYD16114869_AA chromosome 3, ASM1765450v1, whole genome shotgun sequence genome has a segment encoding these proteins:
- the LOC121313031 gene encoding secretagogin-like — translation MDSTFDTVDASGFLEIWQHFDADDNGYIEGKELDAFFRHLLMKLSTGNEGKITEEMVQKLKKRFMSAYDATADGRLQIQELANMMLPEEENFLLLFRRETPLDNSVEFMRIWRKYDADSSGFISAAELKNFLQDLFLQHKKVISPSKLDEYTDAMMQIFDKNKDGRLDLNDLARILALQENFLLQFKMDACSKEDRKRDFEKMFAHYDVSKTGALEGPEVDGFVKDMMELVKPSISGIDLDKFRQILLRHCDVNKDGKIQKNELALCLGLKVNP, via the exons ATGGACAGCACCTTTGACACCGTGGACGCATCTGGCTTTTTGGAAATCTGGCAGCACTTTGATGCTGATG ATAATGGTTACATTGAAGGAAAAGAGCTGGATGCATTTTTTCGCCACCTGTTGATGAAACTGAGTACCGGTAATGAA GGCAAAATAACTGAAGAGATGGTTCAGAAACTGAAAAAGAGATTTATGTCAGCCTACGATGCCACTGCCGACGGACGACTACAAATCCAAGAG CTTGCAAATATGATGCTACCAGAAGAGGAAAACTTCCTGCTACTTTTCAGACGGGAGACGCCACTTGATAACAGCGTAGAGTTTATGAGG ATTTGGCGCAAATATGATGCTGACAGCAGTGGGTTTATTTCAGCTGCAGAGCTCAAG AACTTCCTGCAGGATCTGTTCCTACAGCACAAGAAGGTCATTTCACCCAGCAAGCTGGACGAGTATACTGACGCAATG atgCAAATCTTTGACAAAAATAAGGATGGACGCTTGGACTTAAATGATTTAGCAAG AATACTGGCTCTACAAGAAAACTTCCTGCTGCAGTTTAAAATGGAT GCCTGTAGTAAGGAGGATCGGAAACGGGACTTTGAGAAAATGTTTGCGCACTATGATGTT AGTAAGACAGGTGCCTTAGAAGGGCCAGAAGTAGATGGATTTGTTAAAGACATGATGGAATTAGTAAAG CCCAGTATCAGTGGAATTGATTTGGATAAGTTTCGCCAGATTCTGCTCCGTCACTGCGATGTAAACAAGGATGGTAAAATCCAGAAGAACGAGTTGGCGCTCTGCTTGGGATTGAAAGTAAACCCATAA